From Streptomyces qinzhouensis, one genomic window encodes:
- a CDS encoding enoyl-CoA hydratase family protein — MSPFTGSAQPTEEWRHLGLSVDGGVATVTLARPRKLNALTFGAYADLRDLLAQLSRERSVRALVLGGEGRGFCSGGDVDEIIGATLALDTAELLDFNRMTGATVRAIRECPFPVIAAVHGVAAGAGAVLALAADFRIADPTARFSFLFTRVGLSGGDMGAAYLLPRVVGLGHATRLLMLGEPVPAPEAERIGLISELVPEGTAGERAAALAARLAAGPALAQAQTKALLTVELDMPLAASVELDAATQALLMTSADYAEFHAAFTAKRPPEWRGR, encoded by the coding sequence ATGAGCCCCTTTACCGGATCCGCTCAACCCACTGAGGAATGGCGCCACCTGGGGCTCTCGGTGGACGGCGGGGTCGCCACCGTGACCCTGGCCCGCCCGCGGAAGCTCAACGCCCTCACCTTCGGCGCCTATGCCGATCTGCGCGACCTGCTCGCGCAGTTGTCACGCGAACGCTCCGTACGGGCCCTGGTGCTCGGCGGTGAGGGACGGGGCTTCTGCTCGGGCGGTGACGTCGACGAGATCATCGGTGCCACCCTCGCCCTGGACACCGCGGAACTCCTCGACTTCAACCGGATGACCGGCGCGACCGTACGGGCGATCCGCGAGTGTCCGTTTCCCGTGATCGCCGCCGTGCACGGGGTGGCCGCCGGGGCAGGCGCCGTCCTCGCCCTCGCCGCGGACTTCCGGATCGCCGACCCCACCGCCCGATTCTCCTTTCTCTTTACCCGGGTGGGTCTGTCCGGCGGGGATATGGGCGCCGCCTATCTGCTGCCCAGAGTCGTCGGGCTCGGCCACGCCACCAGACTGCTGATGCTCGGCGAACCCGTGCCCGCACCCGAAGCGGAAAGGATCGGGCTGATCAGCGAACTGGTCCCCGAAGGCACCGCCGGGGAACGAGCCGCCGCGCTCGCGGCCCGCCTCGCTGCCGGGCCCGCACTGGCCCAGGCCCAGACGAAGGCGCTGCTCACGGTGGAACTGGACATGCCGCTGGCCGCGTCGGTGGAACTCGACGCGGCCACCCAGGCACTGCTGATGACCAGCGCGGACTACGCCGAATTCCATGCGGCCTTCACCGCGAAACGCCCACCGGAATGGCGCGGGCGATGA
- a CDS encoding bifunctional salicylyl-CoA 5-hydroxylase/oxidoreductase yields MTGRPSRPLRIAVIGGGPGGLYAAALLKRHDPRRSITVWERRAPQDTFGFGVVLSDETLGAIEHADPAVHRSLRREFVRWDTIDIVHRGRTLTSGGHGFAALGRQRLLALLHRRCTELGVRLRFRTPAPPATELAAGHDLVIAADGAGSGTREAHPEAYRPTITTHACRYRWLAADFAFDAFRFEIAETDFGVMQLHGYPYAPDASTVVVEMREEVWRAAGFHTERADRGPARTVDRCAEIFAGALGGRALRHSDSTWTAFRTVVNDRWTDGRTVLIGDAAHTAHFSIGSGTKLAVEDALALAGSIEEHPALDDALAAYEAERRPVVESTQRAALASLRWFEELETYTEQSARQFAFNLLTRSRRVTHDNLRLRDASFTTAVDRDFGCPPDTPPMFTPFRLRGLTLRNRIVVSPMDMYTAVDGVPGDFHLVHLGARALGGAGLVMTEMVCVSAEGRITPGCAGLYSGEQVAAWRRITGFVRAAAPGTAIGVQLGHSGRKGSTRRMWEGTDEPLPDGNWPLVAASTLPYRPDGRVPTALDRAGMTAVRNAFTAAARRAADAGFDLLELHCAHGYLLSGFLSPLTNRRTDGYGGDLVGRLRFPLEVFDAVRDVWPDERPMTVRISATDWAPGGTSDADAVAIAAAFAAHGADAIDVSTGQVVAEERPEFGRSYQTPYADRIRNTVGVPVIAVGAISSWDDVNSLLLAGRADLCALARPHLYDPHWTLHAAAEQGYTGPGAPWPVQYRAGSRRPPTGRDVPRPRQGRPDVSSPDERSPDVSSPDVSSPGGSSPKVPSPGGPGGR; encoded by the coding sequence GTGACCGGCCGCCCGTCCCGGCCACTGCGGATCGCCGTCATCGGTGGCGGCCCCGGCGGGCTCTACGCCGCGGCCCTGCTGAAACGGCACGATCCGCGCCGGTCCATCACGGTCTGGGAGCGTCGGGCACCCCAGGACACCTTCGGCTTCGGAGTCGTCCTTTCGGACGAGACCCTCGGCGCGATCGAACACGCCGACCCCGCCGTCCACCGATCCCTCCGGCGGGAGTTCGTACGCTGGGACACGATCGACATCGTCCACCGGGGCCGGACGCTCACCTCCGGCGGACACGGCTTCGCCGCCCTGGGACGGCAGAGACTGCTGGCCCTGCTGCACCGGCGCTGTACGGAGCTGGGGGTACGGCTCCGCTTCCGTACCCCCGCGCCGCCCGCGACCGAACTCGCCGCCGGCCACGATCTGGTTATCGCCGCCGACGGAGCGGGCAGCGGCACCAGGGAGGCGCACCCGGAGGCGTACCGGCCGACCATCACCACCCATGCCTGCCGCTACCGCTGGCTGGCCGCGGACTTCGCGTTCGACGCCTTCCGCTTCGAGATCGCCGAGACCGACTTCGGCGTGATGCAACTCCACGGCTACCCCTACGCTCCCGACGCCTCCACCGTGGTCGTCGAAATGCGGGAAGAGGTATGGCGGGCGGCCGGATTCCACACCGAGCGGGCGGACCGGGGACCGGCCCGGACAGTCGATCGCTGTGCCGAGATCTTCGCCGGGGCCCTCGGCGGGCGGGCGCTTCGCCACTCCGACTCGACCTGGACCGCGTTCCGTACCGTCGTCAACGACCGCTGGACCGACGGCCGGACCGTCCTCATCGGCGACGCGGCCCATACGGCCCACTTCTCCATCGGCTCCGGCACCAAACTCGCCGTCGAGGACGCCCTCGCGCTCGCCGGCTCCATCGAGGAGCACCCCGCGCTCGACGACGCGCTGGCCGCCTACGAGGCGGAGCGCCGCCCGGTCGTCGAGTCGACGCAGCGCGCCGCACTGGCCAGCCTGCGCTGGTTCGAAGAACTGGAGACGTACACGGAACAGTCCGCGCGGCAGTTCGCCTTCAACCTGCTGACCCGCAGCCGCCGCGTCACCCACGACAATCTGAGGCTGCGGGACGCTTCGTTCACCACCGCCGTCGACCGTGACTTCGGCTGCCCCCCGGACACACCCCCGATGTTCACCCCGTTCCGGCTGCGCGGACTCACCCTCCGCAACCGGATCGTCGTCTCGCCGATGGACATGTATACGGCGGTGGACGGCGTTCCCGGGGACTTTCATCTGGTCCATCTGGGGGCGCGGGCCCTCGGCGGTGCCGGGCTGGTGATGACGGAGATGGTCTGTGTGAGCGCCGAGGGACGGATCACCCCCGGCTGCGCGGGGCTGTACAGCGGCGAGCAGGTGGCTGCCTGGCGGCGGATCACCGGCTTCGTCCGGGCCGCCGCGCCCGGTACGGCGATCGGCGTCCAGCTCGGCCACAGTGGACGCAAGGGTTCCACCCGGCGGATGTGGGAAGGCACGGACGAGCCGCTCCCGGACGGCAACTGGCCGCTGGTCGCCGCTTCGACCCTGCCCTACCGGCCGGACGGCCGGGTGCCCACGGCGCTGGACCGGGCGGGCATGACCGCCGTACGGAACGCGTTCACGGCCGCCGCGCGACGGGCCGCCGACGCCGGATTCGACCTCCTCGAACTGCACTGCGCGCACGGCTACCTCCTCTCCGGTTTCCTCTCACCCCTCACCAACCGGCGTACCGACGGCTACGGCGGCGATCTCGTGGGCCGGCTCCGCTTTCCGCTGGAGGTCTTCGACGCGGTACGGGACGTCTGGCCGGACGAGCGGCCCATGACCGTCCGGATCTCCGCGACCGACTGGGCGCCGGGCGGTACGTCGGACGCGGATGCCGTGGCGATCGCCGCGGCCTTCGCGGCTCACGGCGCCGACGCGATCGACGTGTCCACCGGCCAGGTCGTCGCGGAGGAGCGGCCCGAGTTCGGGCGTTCCTACCAGACTCCCTACGCCGACCGGATCCGCAACACCGTGGGCGTGCCCGTGATCGCCGTGGGTGCCATCTCGTCGTGGGACGACGTCAACTCCCTGCTGCTCGCCGGCCGGGCCGATCTGTGTGCCCTGGCCCGGCCCCATCTGTACGACCCGCACTGGACGCTGCACGCGGCGGCCGAGCAGGGGTACACCGGGCCGGGGGCGCCCTGGCCCGTGCAGTACCGGGCGGGCAGCCGCAGACCGCCGACCGGGCGGGATGTGCCGCGGCCCCGCCAGGGCCGGCCGGACGTGTCCTCGCCGGACGAACGGTCGCCGGACGTGTCTTCGCCGGACGTGTCCTCGCCGGGCGGGTCTTCGCCGAAGGTGCCGTCGCCGGGCGGGCCCGGCGGACGGTGA
- a CDS encoding PaaX family transcriptional regulator: MADQHTPRSLIVTLYGAYGRERPGPLPVAELIRLMGALGVDAPAVRSSVSRLKRRGLLLSAHAADGSAGYALSQDAHQLLDDGDRRIYDHRTPLLSDGWVLAVFSVPEAERHKRHLLRSRLHRLGFGSAAPGVWVAPARLYEETRHTLRRLQLDPYVELFRGTHLGFAATSEAVASWWDLGAVAKAHEEFLDSHEPVLRRWSAERTGSAEDAYRDYLLALDSWRRLPYTDPGLPIELLPEGWPGGRSAGVFRQVHDLLRETGAAFVHRE; this comes from the coding sequence GTGGCCGACCAGCACACCCCCCGCTCGCTCATCGTCACCCTCTACGGCGCCTACGGGCGCGAACGCCCGGGGCCGCTCCCGGTGGCCGAACTCATCCGGCTGATGGGTGCGCTCGGTGTCGACGCGCCCGCCGTGCGGTCCTCCGTCTCCCGGCTCAAACGGCGTGGGCTGCTGCTCTCCGCCCACGCCGCGGACGGCTCGGCGGGCTACGCGCTGTCGCAGGACGCCCACCAGCTTCTCGACGACGGCGACCGCCGCATCTACGACCATCGCACCCCCCTTCTCTCCGACGGCTGGGTTCTGGCCGTCTTCTCCGTGCCCGAGGCCGAACGCCACAAGCGCCATCTGCTCCGCTCCCGCCTCCACCGGCTCGGCTTCGGCTCCGCCGCACCCGGGGTGTGGGTCGCCCCCGCCCGGCTGTACGAGGAGACCCGCCACACCTTGCGCCGCCTCCAGCTCGACCCCTACGTCGAGCTGTTCCGCGGCACCCACCTCGGCTTCGCGGCGACCTCCGAGGCGGTGGCGAGCTGGTGGGATCTCGGCGCCGTCGCCAAGGCGCACGAGGAGTTCCTCGACTCCCACGAGCCGGTGCTCCGCCGGTGGTCGGCGGAGCGGACCGGATCGGCCGAGGACGCCTACCGGGACTATCTGCTGGCCCTGGACTCCTGGCGGCGCCTGCCCTACACCGATCCGGGACTGCCGATCGAACTGCTGCCGGAGGGCTGGCCCGGCGGCCGCTCGGCCGGGGTCTTCCGTCAGGTGCACGATCTGCTGCGGGAGACAGGCGCCGCATTCGTCCACCGGGAGTGA
- a CDS encoding AMP-binding protein: protein MELTPSAHLDTFARDGLPPAEHWPDLLFELPELDYPDRLNCGHELLDRTIERFGPDRPAFRTGTGEIWSYGELRDRVDRITRVLSGHLGVVPGHRVLLRGPTTPWLAACWLAVMKAGAIAVTVLAQHRAEELAAIGQLARVSHALCDIRSLGELRGALLPDLRITPFGGKDSGDLLQLAARAPAGPAPAVPTAADDVALIAFTSGTTGRPKGCLHFHRDVLAVADTFSARVLRPSPDDLFAGSPPLGFTFGLGGLVVFPLRAGACALLLERSGPEQLLPAIGEHHVTVLFTAPTAYRVMLADPRSCDLRSLRRCVSAGENLPAATWQAWYERTGLRIINGIGATELLHIFLSAADEAVRPGTTGLPVPGWQARVVDTDGRPVPDGSPGLLAVRGPVGCRYLADPRQREYVRDGWNLTGDTYVREADGWFRYVARADDMIISAGYNIAGPEVEKALLHHPDVAEAAVVGRDDELRGQIVVAHVVLRDGVPPGDATAEALGAAVRARLSPYKCPRVFVFLDALPRTPTGKLQRFRLRAGN, encoded by the coding sequence ATGGAGCTGACACCCTCGGCCCATCTCGACACCTTCGCGCGCGATGGACTCCCGCCCGCCGAACACTGGCCCGACCTCCTCTTCGAGCTGCCCGAGCTGGACTACCCCGACCGGCTCAACTGCGGCCATGAGCTCCTCGACCGCACCATCGAGCGCTTCGGCCCCGACCGCCCCGCCTTCCGCACCGGCACCGGGGAGATCTGGTCGTACGGAGAACTGCGCGACCGCGTCGACCGGATCACCCGGGTCCTCAGCGGCCATCTCGGGGTGGTCCCCGGCCACCGCGTCCTGCTGCGCGGCCCCACCACTCCCTGGCTCGCCGCCTGCTGGCTCGCCGTCATGAAGGCGGGCGCGATCGCGGTCACCGTACTGGCCCAGCACCGGGCCGAGGAACTGGCCGCCATCGGTCAGCTGGCCCGTGTCAGCCACGCCCTGTGCGATATCCGCTCCCTCGGCGAACTGCGTGGCGCGCTCCTTCCGGACCTGCGGATCACCCCCTTCGGCGGCAAGGACTCCGGCGATCTGCTCCAACTGGCCGCCCGGGCGCCCGCCGGGCCCGCTCCCGCGGTCCCGACCGCCGCGGACGACGTCGCCCTGATCGCCTTCACCTCCGGCACCACCGGCCGTCCCAAGGGCTGCCTGCACTTCCACCGCGATGTACTGGCCGTCGCGGACACCTTCTCGGCCCGGGTGCTCCGGCCCTCCCCCGACGACCTTTTCGCCGGCAGTCCTCCTCTCGGCTTCACCTTCGGGCTCGGCGGACTTGTCGTCTTCCCCCTGCGCGCGGGGGCCTGCGCGCTGCTGCTGGAGCGGTCGGGCCCCGAGCAGCTGCTGCCCGCGATCGGCGAGCACCACGTCACCGTGCTGTTCACCGCGCCGACCGCCTACCGGGTGATGCTGGCCGACCCCCGGAGCTGCGACCTCCGCTCGCTGCGCCGCTGTGTCTCGGCCGGGGAGAATCTGCCCGCCGCCACCTGGCAGGCCTGGTACGAGCGGACCGGCCTGCGCATCATCAACGGCATCGGCGCCACCGAACTGCTCCATATCTTCCTGTCGGCGGCCGACGAGGCCGTCCGCCCCGGCACCACCGGCCTCCCCGTCCCCGGCTGGCAGGCCCGTGTCGTCGACACGGACGGCCGGCCCGTCCCCGACGGAAGCCCGGGGCTGCTCGCCGTCCGCGGCCCCGTCGGCTGCCGCTATCTCGCCGACCCGCGTCAGCGGGAGTACGTCCGGGACGGCTGGAACCTCACCGGCGACACCTACGTCCGGGAGGCCGACGGCTGGTTCCGTTATGTCGCACGCGCCGACGACATGATCATTTCGGCCGGGTACAACATCGCCGGGCCCGAGGTGGAGAAGGCGCTGCTGCACCATCCCGATGTCGCCGAGGCGGCCGTCGTCGGCCGGGACGACGAGCTGCGCGGCCAGATCGTGGTCGCCCATGTCGTCCTGCGCGACGGTGTCCCGCCCGGCGATGCCACCGCCGAGGCGCTCGGTGCCGCCGTGCGCGCCAGGCTCTCGCCGTACAAATGCCCCCGGGTCTTCGTCTTCCTCGACGCGCTCCCCCGCACACCCACCGGCAAGCTCCAGCGCTTCCGGCTGCGGGCCGGGAACTGA
- a CDS encoding RidA family protein produces the protein MTVRRTNPDRLAPASGFSHAVTATGSRLVFLAGQTALDARGAVVGTTLPEQFETALANLLTALAAAGGSPSDLCRVTVYTTDVGAYRSHAPDLGRVWRRLAGRDYPAMALIGVVRLWDEQALVEIDGTAVLP, from the coding sequence ATGACCGTGCGCCGGACCAACCCCGACCGTCTCGCCCCCGCCTCCGGTTTCTCGCACGCCGTCACGGCCACCGGCTCCCGGCTGGTGTTCCTCGCCGGGCAGACCGCGCTCGACGCCCGGGGCGCGGTGGTGGGAACGACCCTGCCCGAACAGTTCGAGACCGCCCTGGCGAATCTGCTCACCGCGCTCGCCGCCGCCGGTGGCAGCCCCTCCGACCTGTGCCGGGTGACCGTCTACACCACGGACGTCGGCGCCTACCGGTCCCACGCTCCCGACCTCGGCCGGGTCTGGCGCCGGCTGGCGGGCCGGGACTATCCGGCGATGGCCCTGATCGGGGTCGTACGTCTCTGGGACGAACAGGCCCTGGTCGAAATCGACGGAACGGCGGTCCTGCCTTGA
- a CDS encoding MFS transporter — translation MMSSPDSPDSRAPRAAATNAASARTRTRTRAGGDGKGIALVVIASCQLMVVLDITIVNIALPHIQSDLHFSTTDLSWVVSAYTLTFGGLLLLGGRTGDILGRRRMFMVGVALFAVASLLGGLSQNGGQLLAARALQGVGGAIASPTALALITTTFREGPERNRAFGVFAAVSAGGGAIGLLAGGMLVEWLDWRWVLFVNVPIAALILLATPRHIAESERHPGHFDIAGALTSTLGMVALVYGFIRASQHGWSDPLTLASFGAAIVLLTVFLLVERSSPQPITPLHMFAERNRAGTYAIMLCLSAAIFGMFFFLTLYVQDVLGFSPLTAGLAFLPVSAVIAIGATVTSRLLPRYGPKPFIVCGALLAAGGLSWLTRIDVDSTYAGSVLGPMLVFSAGMGMQFVCLTLTAVSGVPRRETGAASGLLNASQQVGGSLGLSILVTVFGTAAADEARGLVPGFLALASPAERAAFRRTGQLPQPWAAEVLTHGIAMAFVTAAVFAVIAAVIALVVLRIRPADLERLQGSAPAPAPDPAPAPDPAPGPGAAPTPAPGPAPAPGDS, via the coding sequence ATGATGAGCAGCCCCGACAGCCCCGACTCCCGAGCGCCCCGGGCCGCGGCCACGAACGCCGCATCGGCACGCACCCGCACCCGCACCCGCGCCGGAGGCGACGGCAAAGGCATCGCCCTGGTCGTCATCGCCTCCTGCCAGTTGATGGTGGTCCTGGACATCACCATCGTGAACATCGCGCTCCCGCACATCCAGAGCGACCTGCACTTCTCCACCACCGATCTGTCCTGGGTGGTCAGCGCCTACACCCTGACCTTCGGCGGGCTGCTCCTGCTCGGCGGGCGGACCGGCGACATCCTCGGCCGCCGCCGGATGTTCATGGTCGGCGTCGCGCTCTTCGCCGTCGCCTCCCTCCTCGGCGGCCTCTCCCAGAACGGCGGCCAACTTCTCGCAGCCCGGGCCCTCCAGGGCGTCGGCGGGGCCATCGCCTCCCCGACCGCGCTGGCCCTGATCACCACCACATTCCGCGAGGGCCCCGAGCGGAACCGGGCGTTCGGGGTGTTCGCCGCGGTCTCGGCGGGCGGCGGGGCGATCGGGCTGCTGGCGGGCGGCATGCTCGTGGAGTGGCTCGACTGGCGTTGGGTCCTCTTCGTCAATGTGCCGATCGCGGCCCTGATCCTGCTGGCCACCCCACGTCATATCGCGGAGTCCGAGAGACACCCCGGACACTTCGACATCGCCGGGGCGCTCACCTCGACCCTCGGCATGGTCGCCCTGGTGTACGGCTTCATCCGGGCCTCCCAGCACGGCTGGAGCGATCCGCTCACCCTGGCCTCGTTCGGTGCCGCGATCGTGCTGCTCACAGTGTTCCTGCTGGTGGAGCGGAGCTCCCCGCAGCCGATCACCCCACTGCACATGTTCGCCGAGCGCAATCGCGCCGGGACGTACGCCATCATGCTCTGTCTGTCCGCCGCGATCTTCGGCATGTTCTTCTTCCTCACGCTCTACGTCCAGGACGTCCTCGGCTTCAGCCCGCTCACCGCGGGCCTGGCGTTCCTGCCCGTCAGCGCCGTGATCGCGATCGGTGCCACCGTCACCTCCCGGCTGCTGCCCCGCTACGGCCCCAAACCGTTCATCGTCTGCGGTGCGCTGCTGGCCGCGGGCGGACTGAGCTGGCTGACCCGGATCGACGTCGACTCGACCTACGCCGGAAGCGTGCTGGGGCCGATGCTGGTCTTCAGCGCCGGGATGGGCATGCAGTTCGTCTGTCTCACCCTGACCGCGGTCTCCGGTGTCCCCCGGCGCGAGACCGGCGCGGCCTCCGGGCTGCTGAACGCCTCCCAGCAGGTGGGCGGGTCGCTCGGGCTCTCCATCCTGGTCACCGTCTTCGGCACGGCCGCCGCGGACGAGGCCCGCGGGCTGGTCCCCGGTTTCCTGGCCCTGGCGAGCCCGGCCGAGCGGGCCGCCTTCCGCCGTACCGGCCAGCTGCCGCAGCCATGGGCGGCCGAGGTCCTCACCCACGGGATAGCCATGGCGTTCGTGACGGCGGCCGTCTTCGCCGTGATCGCCGCCGTGATCGCCTTGGTCGTCCTCCGGATCCGGCCCGCCGATCTCGAACGGCTCCAGGGCAGCGCCCCCGCCCCGGCTCCCGATCCCGCCCCGGCTCCCGATCCCGCACCCGGTCCGGGCGCCGCCCCTACCCCGGCCCCGGGCCCCGCACCGGCCCCCGGCGACAGCTGA
- a CDS encoding DUF2617 family protein yields the protein MSARSLATPYQDTDADQLSFALGHPPMAALAVRDIDLGGLAVQLRLLGASHQVFAGPVAETVACLPGGAGGLPDTVREIDGWQYRFRAQVHRYPPEEFSRRVARIVHRADTHPHALYGVFPGDPEAVTALTVDTGTGPGDDGDDAPAGPGLNWRTWHTYPQSRRIVATHSRLEAR from the coding sequence ATGAGCGCTCGCTCCCTCGCGACCCCGTACCAGGACACCGACGCCGACCAGCTCTCCTTCGCACTCGGCCATCCCCCGATGGCGGCCCTCGCCGTCCGTGACATCGACCTCGGCGGGCTCGCCGTTCAGCTTCGGCTGCTGGGCGCCTCGCACCAGGTCTTCGCCGGACCCGTTGCCGAGACGGTGGCCTGTCTGCCCGGCGGCGCGGGGGGTCTGCCGGACACCGTTCGGGAGATCGACGGCTGGCAGTATCGTTTCCGCGCCCAGGTGCACCGCTATCCGCCCGAGGAGTTCAGCCGGCGGGTGGCCCGTATCGTGCATCGCGCCGACACCCACCCCCATGCGCTGTACGGGGTCTTCCCGGGCGATCCGGAGGCGGTCACGGCCCTGACCGTCGATACCGGGACCGGCCCCGGGGACGACGGCGACGACGCCCCCGCGGGCCCCGGGCTCAACTGGCGTACTTGGCACACCTACCCGCAGAGCCGCCGGATCGTGGCAACGCACTCCCGGCTGGAGGCCCGATGA
- a CDS encoding DUF4247 domain-containing protein, which yields MKTARRISVILLAAAALTACSSDDDKDATKYNDVPIQWIRGEYTASPSGYTDPVDDHNTVADEIHTNTASRDRVSGASTVYLRYDDDIVAVTRQPRGSLIEIQDYRSGYSRWHHHLRTSSWPDPATQSFRGGGPGSGK from the coding sequence ATGAAGACCGCCCGACGCATCAGCGTGATACTCCTCGCCGCGGCAGCGCTCACCGCCTGCTCCAGTGACGACGACAAGGACGCCACCAAGTACAACGACGTACCGATCCAGTGGATCCGCGGCGAGTACACCGCGAGCCCCAGCGGCTACACCGACCCGGTCGACGACCACAACACGGTTGCCGACGAGATCCACACCAACACGGCGTCCCGTGACCGCGTCTCCGGCGCGAGCACGGTCTACCTCCGCTACGACGACGACATCGTCGCCGTCACCCGGCAGCCGCGCGGCAGCCTGATCGAGATTCAGGACTACCGCTCCGGCTACTCGCGCTGGCACCACCACCTCCGCACCTCGTCCTGGCCCGACCCGGCGACCCAGAGCTTCCGCGGCGGCGGCCCCGGCTCCGGCAAGTGA
- a CDS encoding DUF350 domain-containing protein yields MAEIFESAGTALLYGLVGFVVMAAGFIALDLVTPGKLFHVVWSERNRGAAVLLAGQTLAIGLVIEESIRASESEQGLGHGLVSTLLYGMAGVVVMTVISLIVGLLTPGRLGAAALEDDGDRPHPAAWVMAATYLGAAFMVGAAVS; encoded by the coding sequence GTGGCAGAGATATTCGAGTCGGCAGGCACCGCCCTGCTCTACGGACTCGTCGGCTTCGTCGTGATGGCGGCCGGTTTCATCGCCCTCGACCTGGTCACCCCCGGCAAGCTCTTCCATGTCGTGTGGTCGGAGCGCAACCGCGGTGCCGCCGTTCTGCTGGCCGGTCAGACCCTCGCGATCGGCCTGGTCATCGAGGAGTCCATCCGGGCCAGTGAATCCGAGCAGGGCCTGGGCCACGGCCTGGTCAGCACGCTGCTCTACGGAATGGCCGGGGTGGTCGTGATGACCGTGATCTCCCTGATCGTCGGTCTGCTGACGCCCGGCCGGCTCGGCGCCGCCGCCCTGGAGGACGACGGCGACCGCCCCCACCCCGCCGCCTGGGTGATGGCGGCCACCTATCTCGGCGCGGCCTTCATGGTCGGCGCCGCCGTCTCCTGA